The following are from one region of the Phycisphaerae bacterium genome:
- a CDS encoding 6-phosphofructokinase: protein MPAAVDIKRIGVLTGGGDCPGLNAVIRAVTKTAITRFGIEVVGVEDGLLGLIENRMHPLTFESVSNILDRGGTILGASNTADPSRHVVGKDAEGNPIREDRREQTVRNIQNAGLDCIVCIGGDGTMSSVAKLADRGVRVVGVPKTIDNDLMHTDVTFGFDTAVATATEAIDRIRTTAASHSRVMLVETMGRNAGWLALHSAAAGGADVILIPEIEFSLEAVTQRCIERSRHGKAYTLVVVSEGAKPVGGKVVVDRIVRESPDPIRLGGVSMVLAAQIAERTGLECRATILGHVQRGGTPTAFDRVLATQYGFRAMELAMEGSFQHMVAMQGGKLTSVPIADVANRQRLVPLDDPVLRACRATGASFGEPM, encoded by the coding sequence ATGCCTGCAGCTGTGGACATCAAACGCATCGGCGTACTCACCGGCGGCGGCGATTGCCCCGGCCTTAACGCCGTCATCCGCGCCGTGACCAAGACCGCCATCACCAGGTTCGGAATCGAGGTCGTCGGTGTTGAGGACGGACTGCTCGGGCTCATCGAAAACCGCATGCATCCTTTGACCTTCGAATCCGTGTCCAACATCCTCGACCGCGGCGGCACGATCCTCGGCGCGAGCAACACGGCCGATCCCTCACGCCACGTCGTGGGCAAAGACGCCGAAGGCAACCCCATTCGCGAGGACCGTCGAGAGCAGACCGTGCGTAACATCCAGAACGCCGGGCTGGATTGCATCGTCTGCATCGGCGGCGACGGCACCATGTCATCGGTGGCCAAGCTCGCGGATCGCGGCGTTCGCGTCGTCGGCGTGCCCAAGACCATTGATAACGACCTGATGCATACGGACGTTACTTTCGGATTCGACACGGCCGTCGCCACCGCGACCGAAGCCATCGATCGCATCCGCACCACGGCTGCGAGCCACAGCCGGGTCATGCTCGTGGAGACGATGGGCCGCAATGCCGGATGGCTGGCACTGCACAGCGCCGCGGCCGGCGGCGCCGACGTCATCCTCATCCCCGAAATCGAGTTCTCACTCGAGGCCGTCACCCAGCGATGTATCGAGCGAAGCCGCCACGGAAAGGCCTATACGCTCGTGGTCGTGTCGGAAGGCGCCAAACCCGTCGGCGGGAAGGTCGTCGTCGATCGCATCGTTCGCGAATCGCCCGATCCCATCCGCCTCGGCGGCGTGAGCATGGTGTTGGCCGCACAGATCGCCGAGCGAACCGGGCTGGAATGTCGCGCGACGATCCTGGGTCACGTGCAGCGCGGCGGAACGCCCACGGCCTTCGATCGGGTGCTGGCGACGCAATATGGATTCCGGGCGATGGAGTTGGCTATGGAGGGGAGTTTCCAGCACATGGTGGCTATGCAGGGCGGCAAGCTCACCAGCGTCCCCATCGCCGACGTGGCCAATCGCCAGCGGCTCGTCCCGCTCGACGACCCCGTACTCCGTGCTTGCCGCGCGACGGGGGCGAGTTTCGGCGAGCCGATGTAA
- a CDS encoding type II secretion system protein yields the protein MSCRSCSRPRGRAFTLIELLVVIGIVFLLLAVLLPSLNFARARLRELMCANNLRQWGTATTYYREEFDDYLPGEGTYLRLDDKTSWFNVLPPYLGAPRYADVERNGELIEEYPDLHVWICPAKNANSPYYKSWSGKNQFHYGMNMVLDGMESTLTPDFPDRGPEHPIWARDYAREPNTVFMFDIYDNQMAGKQENVGHDYHGTLANVLFLDTGVSSFHGPDFVEKGDFDNPRPIWNHPQLYWGYRPGAR from the coding sequence ATGTCCTGCCGTTCCTGCTCGCGCCCGCGTGGCAGAGCTTTCACGCTCATCGAACTGCTCGTTGTGATCGGGATAGTCTTCCTCCTGCTCGCGGTATTGCTGCCCTCTTTGAACTTCGCCCGGGCCCGGCTGCGCGAGTTAATGTGCGCCAACAACCTTCGGCAGTGGGGAACTGCGACGACGTATTACCGGGAGGAGTTCGATGACTATCTGCCGGGCGAGGGAACTTACCTCCGACTGGACGACAAGACTTCCTGGTTCAACGTATTGCCACCGTATCTGGGTGCTCCTCGCTATGCGGATGTCGAGCGCAATGGGGAACTCATTGAAGAGTATCCCGATCTGCATGTATGGATCTGCCCCGCCAAGAATGCCAATAGCCCTTATTACAAATCATGGTCAGGGAAGAACCAATTTCACTATGGCATGAATATGGTGCTTGACGGCATGGAGAGCACGCTGACGCCGGACTTTCCCGATCGCGGCCCGGAGCATCCGATCTGGGCCCGAGATTACGCACGAGAACCCAATACCGTGTTCATGTTTGACATCTACGACAATCAGATGGCCGGCAAACAGGAAAACGTCGGGCACGACTACCACGGAACACTTGCCAATGTTCTCTTTCTGGACACCGGCGTGTCCAGCTTCCATGGCCCGGATTTCGTGGAGAAGGGCGACTTCGACAATCCCAGACCCATCTGGAACCACCCCCAGCTCTATTGGGGATACAGGCCCGGGGCGCGGTAG